A single region of the Gracilibacillus caseinilyticus genome encodes:
- a CDS encoding SRPBCC family protein has protein sequence MPVIIHQQFIEASVERCFDLVRNVDIHTQTTLKTKERAVGGVTEGLLEQGDTVTWEAVHFGVKQRLTAKVTVMERPHQFVDVMVKGAFQSFTHTHEFIEKEDGTVMIDRFQYKSPIGFIGVLADKLFLEKYMRGFIVSRARALKKIAECSCM, from the coding sequence ATGCCTGTAATAATACATCAGCAATTTATTGAAGCATCGGTAGAAAGGTGCTTTGATCTAGTAAGAAATGTAGATATCCATACACAAACGACTTTGAAGACAAAGGAAAGAGCTGTTGGCGGAGTAACGGAAGGGCTATTAGAGCAGGGTGATACCGTTACCTGGGAAGCGGTTCATTTCGGTGTGAAGCAAAGACTGACAGCTAAAGTAACAGTAATGGAGAGGCCTCATCAATTTGTAGATGTTATGGTAAAAGGAGCTTTCCAATCCTTTACTCATACACACGAATTTATCGAAAAAGAAGATGGCACTGTCATGATTGATCGATTCCAATATAAGTCACCAATTGGTTTCATTGGCGTTTTAGCTGACAAGTTATTTTTAGAGAAATATATGCGCGGATTTATTGTATCTCGGGCAAGGGCACTGAAGAAGATTGCTGAATGTTCATGCATGTAA
- a CDS encoding NUDIX hydrolase, which translates to MRNWFGASGVCINEENKLLMVLQGKPEEVKKWSVPSGGLEEKESFAECCRREVSEETGFIVETGDKLQVKKGENKEIGITFEVHYFLVGIFGGERMMQDPDHLIYDIDWESIDELKELDLSFPEDRDFLIDCIERFRAGEGLHLRS; encoded by the coding sequence ATGCGAAACTGGTTCGGTGCGTCAGGTGTATGTATCAATGAAGAAAATAAATTACTTATGGTGTTACAAGGCAAGCCAGAGGAAGTTAAAAAATGGTCAGTACCATCTGGCGGATTAGAGGAAAAGGAATCATTTGCAGAATGCTGTAGAAGAGAAGTGAGCGAAGAAACAGGATTTATTGTAGAGACAGGTGATAAATTACAGGTGAAGAAAGGTGAAAATAAGGAAATTGGGATAACGTTTGAAGTGCATTATTTTTTAGTGGGCATTTTCGGTGGGGAAAGAATGATGCAAGATCCAGATCATTTAATCTACGATATTGACTGGGAAAGTATAGATGAGCTGAAGGAATTAGATTTAAGTTTTCCGGAAGATCGAGATTTTTTAATTGATTGTATCGAAAGGTTTAGAGCTGGGGAAGGTTTACATTTAAGGAGTTAA
- a CDS encoding HAD-IIB family hydrolase: MNKLYISDLDGTLLNNDARISDFTKKTLIDLLANGLDFTIASARSIHSIKHILGELPFKLPVIEFNGAYISNYETGQHEIVNNIEKALLIELYSELQNCDCTPFISSFDGRDDCLYYDIPTNDGMNYYLNARQQAKDKRLREGFDVKQIFSEQVVCLTFIHRQDSLQDFYFKIKEKFGEFIEVHFFEHLYSPGWYWFTIHDKRATKDQAIKVLQKQYGLSASYLTVFGDESNDIKMFKAADQAVAVKNAIADLNEVATSFIGTNEDDSVVKYILSDRL; the protein is encoded by the coding sequence ATGAACAAGTTGTATATCTCTGACTTAGACGGAACTTTATTAAATAATGATGCCAGAATTTCAGATTTCACTAAGAAAACATTAATAGATTTACTTGCAAATGGTTTGGATTTTACGATTGCCAGTGCAAGAAGTATACATTCAATCAAGCATATTCTCGGAGAACTGCCTTTTAAACTTCCTGTTATCGAGTTTAATGGAGCTTATATATCCAATTATGAAACCGGCCAGCACGAAATCGTGAATAATATTGAAAAAGCCCTTCTGATTGAGTTGTATTCTGAGTTACAAAATTGTGATTGTACGCCTTTTATTTCTTCATTTGATGGAAGGGACGACTGTCTATACTATGATATTCCAACCAATGATGGCATGAATTATTATTTGAACGCAAGACAACAGGCGAAGGATAAAAGGCTGAGGGAAGGTTTCGATGTAAAACAGATTTTTTCTGAACAAGTCGTCTGTTTAACTTTTATACATAGACAAGACAGCTTGCAAGACTTTTACTTTAAAATAAAGGAGAAGTTCGGCGAATTTATTGAAGTACATTTTTTTGAACATTTATATTCACCAGGATGGTATTGGTTCACCATTCATGATAAGCGAGCGACAAAAGATCAGGCAATAAAAGTGCTCCAGAAGCAATATGGTCTGAGTGCTTCCTATTTAACGGTGTTTGGAGACGAATCGAATGATATAAAGATGTTCAAGGCAGCGGATCAAGCAGTGGCAGTAAAAAATGCAATAGCAGACCTGAATGAGGTTGCCACTTCGTTTATTGGAACTAATGAGGACGATAGTGTAGTGAAGTACATTTTGAGTGATAGATTGTAA
- a CDS encoding multinuclear nonheme iron-dependent oxidase, which produces MKLAVNYSEEAERLVSDSLVEIDLFKCPDFSREWIDHAEKTIPCYIHFGLNAGDRQMDKVNWEKVKELREQSKTPYVNVHAVAFAKDYPNTDIFSTSPSVVNGIVDAVVRDIEIVAEKVGMENVIMENIVCRGQGENTMQAIIDPTIISEIVHQTGCGLLLDTAHAQLTSKCLGYDVKEYISQFPVKQLKELHITGIQADEEGRLRDSMSMTKDDWELARWVMQRIKDGDWQEPWVVSLEYGGVGPKFEWRSDQDVLIEQVPMLCDLVK; this is translated from the coding sequence ATGAAGCTAGCTGTTAATTATTCTGAAGAGGCTGAAAGATTGGTAAGTGATTCTTTAGTGGAAATAGATTTGTTTAAATGCCCAGACTTTAGTAGGGAATGGATTGATCATGCAGAAAAGACCATTCCATGTTATATACACTTTGGATTAAATGCCGGTGATCGACAAATGGACAAAGTAAATTGGGAAAAGGTTAAAGAATTAAGAGAGCAGTCCAAAACACCGTACGTTAATGTGCATGCTGTTGCATTTGCAAAGGATTATCCGAATACAGATATTTTTTCAACGAGCCCTTCTGTGGTTAATGGAATAGTAGATGCAGTCGTACGGGATATAGAAATCGTTGCCGAAAAAGTAGGTATGGAAAACGTCATAATGGAAAATATTGTTTGCAGAGGTCAAGGAGAGAATACGATGCAGGCAATAATAGATCCAACGATCATTAGTGAAATTGTTCATCAGACGGGTTGTGGACTTTTGCTAGATACAGCTCACGCCCAACTGACTTCCAAATGCCTTGGTTATGATGTGAAAGAATACATTTCACAATTCCCTGTTAAACAGCTTAAAGAACTTCATATTACCGGGATACAAGCAGATGAAGAGGGGCGTCTTCGTGACAGCATGTCGATGACCAAAGATGATTGGGAGTTGGCTCGATGGGTTATGCAGCGAATAAAAGATGGAGACTGGCAAGAGCCATGGGTGGTATCGTTGGAATACGGTGGTGTTGGACCAAAATTCGAATGGCGATCAGATCAGGATGTTTTAATCGAACAAGTGCCAATGTTATGTGATTTAGTGAAATAA
- a CDS encoding NUDIX hydrolase, whose product MEYIKHVRSMVGNEKILMVVAGAIVFDEEDRVLLQQRSDNGQWGFPGGFMDLGESVQDAAKREVNEETGLYLEEMELFAIYSGPQYDKTFSNGDQVSLVLISFICKRYSGELIKSNSESLQNKFCSLQNLPDNIFTEHRMIIDDLLSNKTLPIIG is encoded by the coding sequence ATGGAATACATAAAACATGTAAGATCAATGGTCGGAAATGAAAAAATATTGATGGTAGTAGCAGGCGCAATTGTTTTTGATGAAGAAGACAGAGTACTGCTGCAGCAACGTTCCGATAACGGACAATGGGGATTTCCAGGTGGATTTATGGATCTAGGGGAAAGTGTTCAAGATGCTGCAAAAAGAGAGGTTAATGAGGAGACAGGACTTTATTTAGAAGAAATGGAGTTGTTTGCGATTTATTCCGGTCCGCAATATGACAAAACATTCTCGAACGGTGATCAGGTATCACTAGTTTTAATATCATTTATTTGTAAGCGGTATAGTGGTGAACTCATCAAAAGTAACAGTGAATCCCTACAAAATAAATTCTGCTCATTGCAAAACTTGCCGGACAATATATTTACAGAACATAGGATGATAATCGATGATTTATTATCGAACAAAACGCTGCCGATTATTGGCTGA
- the helD gene encoding RNA polymerase recycling motor HelD, with translation MSLEYQQEQKRVSSVMETIKEEKNRLEEETSRRKYEVIDIRKHFWEEVKVNTDTFDDYLETIIGLRQEAQALSVSQSSHQHATKRLSQLRRMEEIPYFGRIDFTEEGSSGQEQIYIGISTLSDTSGENFLIYDWRAPVSSVYYDYQPGPAKYETPDGVIEGNLEKKWQYLIRRGELQSMFDTSLTIGDEILQQVLGKGTDKQMHSIVATIQQEQNRIIRQDQGRPLIVHGAAGSGKTSAAMQRIAYLLYKYRGHLNADQIILFSPNSMFSSYVSNVLPELGEDNMQQVTFQEYLMYRLDKDFQVENPYEQLEYALTAANTPSYSSRVQSMQFKASIHFFKAIQSYRQSLELSGMVFKNITFRGEPLVTAQQLTEQFYRYDTSLRFPNRLEKLKDWLLKKIKEVQKEERAKPWVQEEIELLSNEDYHKAHAFLAEKRGYQREAIADYEMEPKALAQLIVYQKLKPLRKRISAYQFIDFKGIYKQLFTDPLHINNWLEVDAPDKWASICQETLNMLDENKLFYEDATPFLLLKELIQGFQINSSIKHIVVDEAQDYSPFQFEFLKRLFPATKMTVLGDFNQAIFTHASEHVNFDTLTNLYGSEKTELINISRSYRSTKPIIEFTRSLVPNGAQIIPFERDGERPALKKVTDYTELHDSIAEKVRALRQADYHSIAIICKSAEESYRAYESLASIDGIKLLKTTSSEYEQGVVVVPSYLSKGIEFDAVIIYDASEHIYNDESLRRIFYTACTRAMHDLQLYSVGEPSKFMRDALRDGLVETC, from the coding sequence ATGAGTTTGGAGTATCAGCAGGAACAAAAGCGAGTCAGCAGTGTAATGGAGACGATAAAAGAGGAAAAGAATCGATTAGAAGAAGAAACCTCCAGGCGTAAATACGAGGTGATCGATATCCGCAAACACTTTTGGGAGGAAGTTAAGGTAAATACAGATACATTTGACGATTACCTTGAGACGATCATTGGTCTGAGGCAAGAAGCGCAAGCCCTTTCCGTCAGTCAAAGCAGCCATCAACACGCAACCAAGCGTTTGTCACAGCTACGTCGCATGGAGGAGATTCCTTACTTTGGCCGCATCGATTTTACCGAAGAAGGCAGCTCTGGCCAGGAGCAAATCTATATTGGCATCTCCACACTAAGTGATACGAGTGGTGAAAATTTTCTTATCTACGATTGGCGTGCGCCTGTCTCGAGTGTTTATTACGATTATCAGCCTGGTCCGGCTAAGTATGAAACTCCTGATGGTGTAATAGAAGGCAACTTGGAGAAAAAGTGGCAATATCTAATCCGTCGTGGTGAGCTTCAATCGATGTTCGATACGAGTCTTACTATTGGAGATGAGATTTTACAGCAGGTTCTGGGCAAAGGCACAGATAAACAAATGCACAGTATTGTAGCGACGATCCAGCAGGAACAAAACCGTATCATCCGACAAGATCAGGGTAGACCTTTAATTGTTCATGGTGCGGCAGGAAGTGGTAAGACGTCTGCCGCCATGCAGCGAATCGCTTACCTGCTCTATAAGTACCGAGGGCATCTGAACGCGGATCAAATTATTCTCTTTTCACCGAATTCGATGTTTAGCAGTTATGTGTCCAATGTCTTGCCAGAGCTTGGCGAGGATAATATGCAGCAGGTTACTTTTCAGGAATATTTGATGTATCGGCTTGATAAAGATTTTCAAGTCGAAAATCCTTATGAGCAACTGGAATATGCGTTAACGGCAGCGAACACCCCGTCATACTCTTCAAGAGTTCAGAGTATGCAATTTAAGGCATCTATTCATTTTTTTAAGGCAATTCAATCTTACCGCCAGTCACTGGAATTATCAGGTATGGTATTTAAAAATATTACCTTCAGAGGAGAACCGCTTGTTACCGCACAGCAATTAACTGAACAGTTCTACCGTTACGATACTTCTCTTCGTTTTCCGAATAGGTTGGAGAAATTGAAGGATTGGCTGCTGAAGAAAATCAAGGAAGTCCAAAAGGAAGAACGTGCGAAGCCGTGGGTACAAGAGGAAATAGAGCTGTTGAGTAATGAAGATTATCATAAAGCACATGCTTTTTTAGCGGAAAAAAGAGGCTATCAAAGAGAAGCAATTGCCGACTATGAGATGGAACCAAAAGCACTTGCGCAATTGATTGTTTACCAAAAGTTAAAGCCGTTACGAAAGCGAATCAGCGCTTATCAGTTCATAGACTTTAAGGGAATATACAAACAACTTTTTACAGATCCGCTGCACATTAATAATTGGCTTGAGGTAGATGCGCCAGATAAGTGGGCTTCGATTTGCCAGGAAACACTTAACATGCTCGATGAGAATAAATTGTTTTATGAAGACGCGACGCCGTTTCTGTTATTGAAAGAGCTGATTCAGGGCTTTCAGATTAACAGTTCGATTAAACACATCGTTGTCGATGAAGCACAGGATTATTCGCCATTCCAATTTGAGTTCTTAAAGCGTTTGTTCCCGGCGACTAAAATGACAGTACTAGGTGATTTTAATCAGGCGATTTTCACACATGCAAGTGAGCACGTTAATTTTGATACACTTACCAATCTTTATGGGTCTGAAAAAACTGAGTTAATTAATATCAGCCGCAGCTACCGTTCCACCAAACCGATTATCGAATTTACCCGAAGTTTAGTTCCTAATGGAGCACAGATTATCCCTTTCGAACGCGACGGTGAACGTCCTGCTTTGAAAAAAGTAACGGATTACACAGAGCTGCATGACTCGATTGCCGAGAAAGTCAGAGCATTGCGGCAGGCTGATTATCACAGTATTGCGATCATCTGCAAATCCGCTGAGGAAAGTTATCGTGCCTATGAATCTCTAGCAAGCATTGATGGGATAAAACTGTTGAAGACAACCTCTTCGGAATATGAACAGGGAGTGGTGGTTGTGCCATCCTATCTCTCCAAAGGGATTGAGTTTGATGCCGTGATCATTTATGATGCTTCGGAGCATATATATAATGACGAAAGCTTGCGCAGAATTTTCTATACTGCCTGTACGAGAGCGATGCATGATTTGCAGTTGTATAGTGTAGGGGAGCCGAGCAAGTTTATGCGAGATGCGTTGCGGGATGGTCTCGTCGAAACCTGTTAA
- a CDS encoding serine/threonine protein kinase, translating to MNKCVTLDKVSFQLKEDHNFDWLTALGEVFSVFDEQDSGNICFGIEQDGVKKFVKYAGARTKEYSGLPEDAVTRLKDSVAAYENLQHKHLVKLMDHFEVEQGYALVFDWFDGECLHSPWSFPPPDKYSHPDSPYFPFKQLPVKQRLDAFQSILAFHVNVEKQQFVAVDFYDGSILYDFKNNVTKFCDIDLYKQKPFKNNMGRLWGSSRFMSPEEFKMGAAIDERTNVFNMGAIAFGLLGGELDRSFPKWDTSQERYDIASKAVNPDRVERYATVEELYNDWELTTTSERM from the coding sequence ATGAACAAGTGTGTGACGTTAGACAAGGTATCCTTCCAGCTTAAAGAAGACCATAACTTTGACTGGTTAACTGCTTTAGGAGAAGTCTTTTCTGTATTTGATGAACAAGATTCAGGAAATATTTGCTTCGGCATTGAACAAGACGGGGTTAAAAAATTCGTAAAGTATGCTGGCGCTAGAACAAAAGAATATAGTGGACTACCGGAAGATGCTGTCACAAGATTGAAGGATTCGGTAGCTGCTTATGAAAATTTACAGCACAAACACCTTGTGAAGCTGATGGATCATTTCGAAGTGGAACAAGGCTATGCATTAGTATTTGATTGGTTTGATGGTGAATGTCTACACTCTCCTTGGTCTTTTCCTCCACCAGATAAATATTCTCATCCTGATTCACCTTATTTCCCTTTTAAACAATTGCCGGTTAAACAACGATTAGATGCTTTCCAAAGCATCTTAGCATTTCATGTCAATGTCGAAAAACAACAATTTGTTGCAGTCGATTTTTATGATGGCAGCATTTTGTATGATTTTAAAAACAATGTAACGAAATTTTGTGACATTGATTTATATAAACAAAAACCGTTTAAAAATAACATGGGAAGACTGTGGGGATCATCGCGATTTATGTCACCAGAAGAATTCAAAATGGGTGCAGCTATCGATGAAAGAACGAATGTATTTAATATGGGGGCCATTGCTTTTGGCTTACTGGGTGGTGAACTGGATCGTTCCTTTCCAAAGTGGGATACAAGTCAAGAACGGTATGATATCGCAAGCAAGGCTGTTAATCCGGATAGAGTGGAACGGTACGCAACAGTGGAGGAATTATACAATGATTGGGAGTTAACAACAACCTCTGAGCGTATGTAA
- a CDS encoding acetamidase/formamidase family protein has product MAIHYINPSKETLHGSFSKDFKPVLTINSGDTVRYATLDALWGLEPFKEQKRRVFEPKDSMRDQGHALCGPIAINGAEPGMVLQVNINEIRPSSWGWSFAGGPSRVKKRLGIEDQEVYHLNWSLDVEQRLGTSQENHMISLSPFMGTMGMPPNKSGIHSTIPPRFCGGNMDCKELVAGSTIYLPIPVSGGLFSVGDGHAAQGDGEISTQAVECPMDLVDLTFTLCKNKTLTMPRAQTPNSWIIFGFHEDLEEACMIALDGMLDLMQELYEFERKEAYTLASIVVDLRITQIVNGVKGVHAVLPHEAIQK; this is encoded by the coding sequence ATGGCTATTCATTATATAAATCCAAGTAAAGAAACGCTTCATGGTTCTTTTTCGAAAGACTTCAAGCCAGTACTTACCATAAATTCCGGGGACACAGTACGTTACGCTACGCTTGATGCGTTATGGGGTCTGGAACCATTTAAGGAGCAAAAAAGAAGAGTTTTTGAACCGAAAGACTCTATGCGTGATCAGGGCCATGCTCTCTGTGGTCCCATCGCCATTAACGGAGCAGAGCCGGGGATGGTTCTCCAAGTGAACATAAACGAAATTCGCCCATCCTCCTGGGGGTGGAGCTTTGCTGGCGGTCCATCCCGTGTGAAGAAACGTCTCGGAATAGAGGATCAAGAAGTGTATCACTTGAACTGGTCGTTAGATGTCGAACAAAGGCTGGGTACGAGCCAGGAGAATCACATGATATCGTTAAGTCCTTTTATGGGGACGATGGGAATGCCACCAAACAAATCTGGCATACATTCTACCATTCCACCTCGGTTTTGTGGAGGTAATATGGACTGTAAAGAGTTAGTCGCGGGAAGCACCATATATTTACCTATCCCTGTTTCAGGTGGATTGTTTTCAGTTGGAGACGGACATGCAGCACAAGGAGATGGAGAAATAAGTACTCAGGCCGTGGAATGCCCAATGGACCTGGTCGATTTAACGTTCACACTTTGTAAGAATAAGACCTTAACCATGCCACGTGCGCAGACCCCAAATAGCTGGATTATTTTCGGTTTTCATGAAGATTTAGAGGAAGCGTGCATGATTGCTCTAGATGGCATGTTAGACCTGATGCAGGAACTCTATGAATTTGAACGAAAAGAAGCTTATACACTTGCCAGCATTGTGGTGGACCTGCGCATTACCCAAATTGTAAATGGGGTAAAAGGGGTACATGCGGTATTGCCACACGAGGCAATACAGAAGTGA